A stretch of Verrucomicrobiia bacterium DNA encodes these proteins:
- the nusA gene encoding transcription termination/antitermination protein NusA, which yields MNAELLAVLEYWEREKGISRDVLVRAVEEALVAAARRAVGPARDLRCSIDPKTGAIKAFARLIVSDKVISKHDQLSIAEARRTKPDAQVGDEVEVEVTPADFGRIAAQNARQAVMQQLRRAEKQLILEEFKDRVGDIVSGVVRRFERSDVVVDLGRYEALLPNRERVPTEEYQTGERVRAYVKAVETTVHGPEIILSRSDPMFVIKLFQLEVAEISDGTIEVKAIAREPGYRTKLAVYSRDSKVDPVGACVGLRGQRVKNIVRELNNEKVDIIPWSSDIRSYISAALSPAKLKSFEVDEANRRVKVLVATDQLSLAIGRRGQNARLTSKLTGWYVDIEEEKVAPEMGFEEKVAEAIKGLSDIPGISEAHASALVHMGFHSFDDLSQAEVDDLQSNPEIGDQAVAVLAAVQAEAIRRQEPSSATRSTTP from the coding sequence ATGAACGCGGAATTGCTGGCAGTTCTGGAGTACTGGGAGCGCGAGAAGGGTATCAGTCGCGACGTGCTGGTCCGTGCCGTCGAGGAGGCCCTCGTCGCGGCGGCCCGGCGTGCCGTGGGGCCGGCCCGTGACCTGCGGTGCAGCATCGATCCGAAGACCGGGGCGATCAAGGCGTTCGCCCGGTTGATCGTGAGTGACAAGGTGATCTCGAAGCACGACCAGCTTTCCATTGCGGAGGCGCGCCGGACGAAGCCGGACGCGCAGGTGGGGGATGAGGTCGAGGTGGAGGTGACGCCTGCCGATTTCGGTCGGATCGCCGCCCAGAACGCACGGCAGGCCGTGATGCAGCAACTTCGGCGGGCGGAGAAGCAGTTGATCCTGGAGGAGTTCAAGGACCGGGTGGGCGACATCGTCAGCGGGGTGGTGCGGCGGTTCGAGCGTTCGGATGTGGTGGTGGACCTGGGCCGGTACGAGGCGCTGCTGCCGAACCGGGAGCGGGTGCCGACCGAGGAGTACCAGACCGGAGAGCGGGTGCGCGCCTACGTGAAGGCGGTGGAGACCACGGTGCATGGGCCCGAGATCATCCTGAGCCGGTCGGATCCCATGTTTGTCATCAAGCTGTTCCAGCTCGAGGTGGCGGAGATTTCGGATGGGACGATCGAGGTGAAGGCGATCGCCCGCGAGCCCGGTTACCGGACCAAGCTGGCCGTCTATTCGCGCGACTCGAAGGTGGATCCGGTGGGGGCCTGTGTCGGACTGCGGGGTCAGCGGGTGAAGAACATCGTCCGGGAGCTGAACAACGAGAAGGTGGACATCATCCCGTGGTCCTCGGACATTCGGAGCTACATCAGCGCGGCGCTGTCGCCGGCGAAGTTGAAGAGCTTCGAGGTGGATGAGGCGAATCGCCGGGTGAAGGTCCTGGTGGCGACCGACCAGTTGTCCCTGGCCATCGGCCGGCGGGGGCAGAATGCGCGCCTGACTTCGAAGCTGACAGGATGGTACGTGGACATCGAGGAGGAGAAGGTGGCCCCCGAGATGGGCTTCGAGGAGAAGGTGGCCGAGGCGATCAAGGGGTTGTCGGACATCCCCGGGATCAGCGAGGCTCACGCCAGCGCCCTGGTTCACATGGGTTTCCATTCTTTCGACGATCTGTCCCAGGCCGAGGTGGACGATCTTCAATCCAACCCCGAGATCGGGGATCAGGCCGTTGCCGTGCTGGCCGCGGTTCAAGCGGAGGCGATCCGTCGCCAGGAGCCCTCCTCGGCAACACGCTCCACCACGCCGTGA